One window of the Candidatus Ancaeobacter aquaticus genome contains the following:
- a CDS encoding EpsI family protein, with protein MLKIRWVHLFKTDINSWKMLKDLGLTEVEITGLPESDISRRVYQDQAGNVVEITMVVSDLKSSLHPPTDCLPAQGWIIDKMKVENIDIGGEVVLVNIIVTHIPTKDKGIQSELIWYWYPIYKNNMNKHYKAVLYNSAYRVMYGKKYKWAMVRLSTHIDKSVDDSMNTMTEFFKDMYPIIEHMKDTEQ; from the coding sequence TTGCTCAAGATTCGTTGGGTCCATTTATTTAAAACTGATATTAATAGCTGGAAGATGCTAAAAGATCTCGGCCTAACTGAAGTAGAAATAACAGGCTTGCCAGAGAGTGATATATCACGAAGAGTGTATCAGGATCAGGCAGGAAATGTTGTTGAAATAACAATGGTTGTGAGCGATCTAAAAAGTTCACTTCATCCACCGACAGATTGTTTGCCTGCTCAAGGGTGGATAATTGATAAGATGAAAGTTGAGAATATTGACATTGGGGGAGAAGTTGTTCTGGTAAACATTATAGTTACTCATATTCCTACTAAAGACAAGGGTATACAGAGTGAGCTGATATGGTACTGGTATCCGATTTATAAGAATAATATGAACAAACATTATAAAGCAGTTTTGTATAATTCAGCGTACCGGGTTATGTATGGTAAGAAATATAAATGGGCAATGGTGAGGTTATCGACACATATAGACAAGAGTGTAGATGATAGTATGAATACAATGACAGAATTCTTTAAAGATATGTATCCTATAATCGAACATATGAAAGATACGGAACAATAA
- a CDS encoding type II toxin-antitoxin system HicA family toxin: MKSISGKKFAKLLEKKGWKLKRTKGSHRVYMKVGNPARISVPIHKNTSLKIGLLKHLMKIAAIEEKT, encoded by the coding sequence ATGAAAAGCATTTCAGGAAAAAAATTCGCCAAATTGCTTGAAAAGAAAGGCTGGAAATTGAAAAGAACAAAGGGCAGCCATCGCGTTTATATGAAAGTTGGTAATCCTGCGAGAATCTCTGTTCCTATACATAAAAATACATCCCTCAAAATAGGTCTATTGAAACATTTAATGAAAATTGCAGCTATAGAAGAGAAAACATGA
- a CDS encoding type II toxin-antitoxin system HicB family antitoxin, which yields MKLKVIIHQAEEGGYWAEIPAISGCATQGETFEELLSNIYEAVEVCLSIDIKDVKITDKDEIIEIAV from the coding sequence ATGAAACTCAAAGTTATAATTCATCAAGCGGAAGAAGGTGGATATTGGGCTGAAATACCTGCAATTTCAGGCTGTGCCACTCAAGGGGAAACATTCGAGGAACTTCTCAGTAACATCTATGAGGCTGTTGAGGTCTGTTTGTCCATCGACATAAAAGATGTCAAAATTACTGATAAGGATGAAATTATAGAGATTGCTGTATGA